One genomic region from Apteryx mantelli isolate bAptMan1 chromosome 7, bAptMan1.hap1, whole genome shotgun sequence encodes:
- the ZFYVE27 gene encoding protrudin, translating to MQAAERDGAAGGGPEGAAGAEAQPEAAAPPRAAAFDLLTLVLSYRRLELYLEPLRDAAEAVRALLRWQRPLCSLLVCLGLNFLLLTLDQAAWYSVLALLVLVPALLGYLQETCRARPSEPELVRRKYHSVRREDLRKVQLSRQEAVAQVKGFLIQLEAFLSGMCCSCEAVYRVLYWENPTVSSQFYGALLGSVCVLYLLPLCWVLAILNSTLFLGNAQFYHVILELKASIEQCLGTKPLENTPEPAEPLPAAAPLDRTPTPTSTEDLTPGSVEEAEEAEPDEEFKDAIEEDDESSQCSSEFDLSLPDNGFMSKNEVIRSKVSRLTERLRKRYPSNNFGNCTGCAATFSVLKKRRSCSNCGNSFCSRCCSFKVPKAVMGATAPEAQRETVFVCALCNQVLIK from the exons ATGCAGGCGGCCGAGCGggacggcgcggcgggcggcggccccgagggcgcggcgggcgccgagGCGCAGCCGGAGGCAGcggcgccgccccgggccgccgccttCGACCTCCTCACGCTGGTGCTGAGCTACCGGCGGCTGGAGCTGTACCTGGAGCCGCTGCGGGACGCGGCCGAGGCCGTCCGCGCCCTGCTGCG GTGGCAGCGGCCGCTGTGCTCCCTGCTCGTCTGCCTGGGCCTCAACTTCCTGCTGCTCACGCTGGACCAAG CCGCCTGGTACTCAGTGCTCGCCCTGCTCGTCCTGGTGCCGGCCCTGCTGGGCTACCTGCAGGAGACGTGCCGTGCGCGGCCCTCGGAGCCCGAGCTGGTGCGCAGGAAGTACCACAGCGTCCGCCGCGAGGACCTGCGCAAGGTGCAGCTCTCGCGGCAGGAGGCCGTCGCCCAGGTCAAGGGCTT CCTCATCCAGCTGGAGGCGTTCCTgagtgggatgtgctgcagctGCGAGGCAGTGTATCGTGTGCTGTACTGGGAGAACCCCACTGTCTCTTCCCA GTTCTATGGGGCGCTGCTGGGCTCTGTCTGCGTCCTGTACCTGCTGcccctctgctgggtcctggcCATCCTCAACAGCACCCTCTTCCTGGGCAATGCCCAGTTCTACCACG TGATACTGGAGCTGAAGGCCTCGATCGAGCAGTGTCTGGGCACCAAACCTCTTGAGAACACACCAGAGCCTGCTGaacctctgccagctgctgccccGCTGGATCGGACCCCCACACCCACCAGTACGGAG GACCTTACCCCTGGCAGCGTGGAGGAGGCTGAGGAGGCAGAGCCTGATGAAGAGTTCAAGGATGCTATTGAG GAGGATGACGAGAGCTCTCAGTGTTCGTCGGAGTTTGACCTCAGCCTCCCAGACAACGGTTTTATGAGCAAAAATGAGGTGATTCGCAGCAAGGTGTCACGGCTGACTGAGCGCCTGCGCAAGCGCTACCCCAGCAACAACTTTG ggAACTGCACGGGTTGCGCAGCCACCTTCTCTGTGCTCAAGAAGAGG CGGAGCTGCAGTAACTGTGGGAACAGCTTCTGCTCCAGGTGTTGCTCCTTCAAAGTCCCCAAGGCTGTGATGGGAGCCACAG CCCCAGAGGCTCAGCGGGAGACAGTTTTTGTGTGCGCTCTGTGCAACCAGGTGCTCATCAAGTGA
- the AVPI1 gene encoding arginine vasopressin-induced protein 1 yields the protein MGTPASVACDPPGRAPPAARGRKRASANIFQGVGLPELRSLFRSGGAERPEERARLVCRYAGQRRMARALRRLRRRPAAPGGGMAATRRSGRLRLGEQETASSRGDPAERPGAGLSCPPPGLQDRGTQESSVCPAWAPEGH from the exons ATGGGCACGCCAGCCTCGGTGGCGTGCGACCCtccggggcgggcgccgccggcggccCGCGGTCGCAAGCGGGCCTCGGCCAACATCTTCCAGGGCGTGGGGCTGCCGGAGCTGCGGAGCCTGTTCCggagcggcggggccgagcggccCGAGGAGCGCGCCCGCCTCGTCTGCCGCTACGCGGGCCAGCGGCGCATGGCGCGGGCcctgcggcggctccggcggcggccggctgcgccCGGCGGCGGGATGGCGGCGACGCGGCGCTCCGGCCGCCTGCG GCTCGGCGAGCAGGAGACAGCCAGCagccgcggggaccctgccgagcggccgggagccgggctCAGCTGCCCCCCGCCGGGGCTGCAGGACAGGGGGACCCAGGAGAGCAGCGTTTGCCCAGCCTGGGCCCCTGAAGGACACTAA
- the MARVELD1 gene encoding MARVEL domain-containing protein 1: protein MARTAPPSVPPPPGPASRGSLSLHRAYLRSPLGLLRLGQLVMGAAFWITVAAHKYEGAAHFALFAAVLVWLLTLALFGLSLLGRWALVPWLGSRWLLTNLVHDLVLGVGLYAAATGIMGYKAGRKSYCNLPGYSQRCLYGAYLSASICGGIAACLYLFSGLYCLSRRCRDQRDIV from the coding sequence ATGGCCCGCACGGCCCCGCCGTCCGtgccgcccccgccggggccggcgtcGCGCGGCTCCCTGAGCCTCCACCGCGCCTACCTCCGCAGCCCGCTGGGCCTGCTGCGCCTGGGGCAGCTGGTGATGGGCGCTGCCTTCTGGATCACCGTGGCGGCTCACAAGTACGAGGGGGCGGCCCACTTCGCGCTCTTCGCCGCCGTCCTCGTCTGGCTCCTCACCCTGGCCCTCTTCGGGCTCAGCCTGCTGGGGCGCTGGGCGCTGGTGCCCTGGCTCGGCTCCCGCTGGCTCCTCACCAACCTGGTGCACGACCTGGTGCTGGGCGTGGGGCTCTACGCGGCCGCCACTGGCATCATGGGCTACAAGGCCGGGCGCAAAAGCTACTGCAACCTGCCGGGCTACAGCCAGCGCTGCCTCTACGGTGCCTACCTGAGCGCCTCTATCTGCGGGGGCATCGCTGCCTGCCTGTACCTCTTCTCCGGGCTCTACTGCCTCTCACGGCGCTGCCGGGACCAGCGCGACATCGTCTGA
- the SFRP5 gene encoding secreted frizzled-related protein 5, producing MPREGSAAAAAAALGTALLALALAPGRGQNYDYYGWQPESQPHGRYYGREPQCVDIPADMQLCRDVGYKRMRLPNLLEHESLGEVKQQAGSWVPLLAKQCHTDTQLFLCSLFAPVCLDRPIYPCRSLCEVVRDSCAPVMESYGFPWPDMLHCAKFPFDHDLCITVQFGNRQATPPPVSKICTQCEMEHKADGMMEQMCSSDFVVKMRIKEMTEENGERRLVAAQKKKVLKLGPLKRKDTKKMVLHMRNAGACPCPQLDSLSGSFLVMGRKAGGRLLLLAVYPWQKHNKEMKFAVKFMFSYPCPLYHPLLYGAGQR from the exons ccgggggcagaaCTACGACTACTACGGCTGGCAGCCGGAGAGCCAGCCCCACGGGCGCTACTACGGCAGGGAGCCGCAGTGCGTGGACATCCCGGCGGACATGCAGCTCTGCCGCGACGTGGGCTACAAGCGCATGCGGCTGCCCAACCTGCTGGAGCACGAGTCGCTGGGCGAGGTGAAGCAGCAGGCGGGCAGCTGGGTGCCCCTGCTCGCCAAGCAGTGCCACACGGACACCCAGCTCTTCCTCTGCTCGCTCTTCGCCCCCGTCTGCCTCGACCGGCCCATCTACCCCTGCCGCTCGCTCTGCGAGGTGGTGCGCGACTCCTGCGCCCCCGTCATGGAGTCCTACGGCTTCCCCTGGCCCGACATGCTGCACTGCGCCAAGTTCCCCTTCGACCACGACCTCTGCATCACCGTGCAGTTCGGGAACAGGCAGGCCACCCCGCCGCCAG TGTCCAAGATCTGCACCCAGTGCGAGATGGAGCACAAGGCGGATGGCATGATGGAGCAGATGTGCTCCAGTGACTTCG TGGTGAAGATGCGCATCAAGGAGATGACGGAGGAGAACGGGGAGCGGCGCCTCGTGGCCGCCCAGAAGAAGAAGGTGCTGAAGCTGGGCCCGCTCAAGCGCAAGGACACCAAGAAGATGGTGCTGCACATGAGGAACGCGggcgcctgcccctgcccccagctCGACAGCCTCAGCGGCAGCTTCCTGGTGATGGGCCGCAAGGCGGGCGGGCGCCTGCTCCTCCTCGCCGTCTACCCCTGGCAGAAGCACAACAAGGAGATGAAGTTCGCCGTCAAGTTCATGTTCTCCTACCCCTGCCCGCTGTACCACCCCCTGCTCTATGGGGCCGGGCAGCGCTAG